One genomic segment of Sminthopsis crassicaudata isolate SCR6 chromosome 4, ASM4859323v1, whole genome shotgun sequence includes these proteins:
- the CHRM3 gene encoding muscarinic acetylcholine receptor M3, producing the protein MTLHSNNTTSSSFVNISTSWTQGTSGPGLPPHYGSYNASQASEAFSNNATNNDPLGGHTVWQVVLIALLTGILALVTIIGNILVIVAFKVNKQLKTVNNYFLLSLACADLIIGVISMNLFTTYIIMNRWALGNLACDLWLSIDYVASNASVMNLLVISFDRYFSITRPLTYRAKRTTKRAGMMIGLAWIISFILWAPAILFWQYFVGERTVPPGECFIQFLTEPTITFGTAIAAFYMPVTIMTILYWRIYKETEKRTKELAGLQASGSEAEAAHFVNPTGSSRSCSSYELQQQTLKRSSRRKYGRCHFWFTTKSWKPSAEQMDQEHSSSDSWNNNDAAASLENSASSDEEDIGSETRAIYSIVLKLPGHSTILNSTKLPSSEDLQGSEEDLQKADLEKKTNKLQAQKSMEDGGSFRKSFAKLPIQLESAVEAAKTPEAISSVAKTTAALPLSFKEATLAKRFALKTRSQITKRKRMSLIKEKKAAQTLSAILLAFIITWTPYNIMVLVNTFCKSCIPKTYWNLGYWLCYINSTVNPMCYALCNKTFRTTFKMLLLCQCDKRKRRKQQYQQRQSVIFHKRVPQEAS; encoded by the coding sequence ATGACCCTGCACAGTAACAATACAACCTCTTCCTCATTTGTTAACATCAGCACTTCCTGGACCCAAGGCACCTCAGGCCCAGGTCTTCCTCCTCACTATGGCAGCTACAATGCCTCTCAAGCATCTGAGGCTTTTTCCAACAATGCTACAAATAATGATCCCCTTGGTGGTCACACAGTCTGGCAAGTGGTCCTCATTGCCTTGCTGACTGGTATCCTAGCTTTGGTGACCATCATTGGCAACATCCTGGTGATTGTGGCATTTAAAGTTAACAAGCAGCTAAAGACTGTCAACAACTACTTCCTCCTGAGCCTGGCTTGTGCTGATCTGATAATTGGCGTTATTTCAATGAACCTTTTTACCACGTACATTATCATGAACCGATGGGCCTTGGGAAACTTAGCTTGTGACCTCTGGCTCTCTATTGACTATGTGGCCAGCAACGCTTCAGTCATGAACCTTCTGGTCATCAGCTTTGACCGGTACTTTTCCATCACCAGGCCGCTCACATACCGAGCTAAGCGAACAACCAAAAGGGCCGGTATGATGATTGGCCTTGCTTGGATCATCTCCTTCATCCTTTGGGCTCCTGCCATATTGTTCTGGCAGTACTTTGTTGGAGAAAGAACTGTCCCCCCAGGGGAGTGTTTCATTCAATTCCTCACTGAACCCACCATTACCTTTGGCACTGCCATAGCTGCCTTTTATATGCCTGTGACTATTATGACTATTTTATACTGGAGGAtctacaaggagactgagaaacgTACCAAAGAGCTTGCGGGACTGCAGGCCTCAGGGAGTGAGGCAGAAGCTGCCCATTTTGTTAATCCAACAGGCAGCTCTAGGAGCTGCAGTAGTTATGAGCTACAACAGCAAACCCTAAAACGCTCAAGCAGGCGGAAATATGGCCGCTGTCATTTCTGGTTCACAACAAAGAGCTGGAAACCCAGTGCTGAGCAGATGGATCAAGAGCATAGTAGCAGTGACAGCTGGAACAACAATGATGCTGCTGCTTCTCTTGAAAATTCTGCCTCTTCTGATGAGGAAGACATTGGCTCAGAGACAAGAGCCATTTACTCCATTGTGCTGAAGCTCCCAGGTCACAGCACTATCCTGAACTCGACCAAATTACCCTCATCAGAGGACCTGCAAGGATCAGAGGAGGACCTGCAAAAAGCTGACTTGGAGAAGAAAACTAACAAGCTACAAGCCCAGAAAAGCATGGAGGATGGAGGCAGCTTTCGGAAGAgctttgccaagcttcccattcaATTAGAGTCAGCTGTGGAGGCTGCCAAGACACCTGAGGCCATTTCTTCTGTTGCTAAGACAACAGCAGCTCTGCCTCTTTCCTTCAAAGAGGCTACACTGGCCAAAAGATTTGCCCTTAAGACGAGAAGTCAGATCACAAAACGGAAAAGGATGTCCCTCATCAAGGAGAAGAAAGCAGCACAGACCCTCAGTGCAATTTTACTTGCCTTTATCATCACCTGGACTCCGTATAACATTATGGTCTTGGTGAACACCTTTTGCAAGAGCTGCATCCCTAAAACCTATTGGAACCTGGGGTACTGGCTTTGTTACATCAATAGCACGGTGAATCCCATGTGCTATGCACTATGTAACAAAACATTCAGAACCACATTCAAAATGTTGCTGCTTTGTCAGTGTGATAAAAGAAAGAGGCGCAAACAGCAGTATCAGCAAAGGCAGTCAGTTATTTTTCACAAGAGGGTCCCACAGGAGGCTtcataa